Proteins co-encoded in one Rhodohalobacter mucosus genomic window:
- the ispF gene encoding 2-C-methyl-D-erythritol 2,4-cyclodiphosphate synthase has protein sequence MDTFRIGFGYDVHRFTEGEALLMGGVKIPFHQKLEGHSDADVLLHAITDGLLGAAALGDIGSHFPDTDPAYKDADSRVLLRKSYQLVKEKGYELGNLDATIIAERPKFRPYIDSMRSSLAENLDCDADRVSIKATTNERMGFAGRQEGIAVHAVVLIKRINEA, from the coding sequence AATTGGTTTCGGCTATGATGTTCATCGCTTTACAGAAGGTGAGGCCCTTCTCATGGGAGGGGTCAAGATACCTTTTCATCAAAAACTGGAAGGTCACTCTGATGCAGATGTACTGCTGCATGCGATTACGGATGGGCTTCTGGGGGCGGCCGCACTCGGTGACATCGGTTCTCATTTTCCCGATACGGATCCCGCCTACAAGGATGCCGACAGCAGAGTGCTTCTGCGCAAGAGTTATCAACTTGTGAAGGAAAAAGGCTATGAGCTGGGCAACCTGGATGCGACCATCATTGCCGAACGTCCTAAATTTCGTCCATACATCGACAGCATGCGCTCATCACTTGCCGAAAACCTGGATTGTGATGCAGATCGTGTATCCATCAAGGCTACAACAAATGAGAGAATGGGTTTCGCCGGAAGACAAGAAGGAATTGCAGTTCATGCCGTGGTGCTGATAAAACGAATCAATGAAGCCTGA